The following coding sequences are from one Arthrobacter sp. PvP023 window:
- a CDS encoding response regulator transcription factor, with product MVTRGTAVVVDGDGRNRGALEELLVQSGFGVVATASGTEGVAAVRKHDPVLVTVEVGLPDFDGIEASRRIRTFSHAYVIMVSALASEADALLGLEAGADDYLARPFRPRELRARIAAMLRRPRRHAMVEAAQCAAGHFVARPYGAESPASAAFPARQPAVAAAASEGSAGETGWDFEHRGLALMDSTRAVSVDGKAVDLTRTQFELLRTLLQNKGAVVTRAELARQLRNNPAVPDSAVAARDERVLEVHMGNLRKRLGDSSRSPRWVQTVRGVGYRLTPQ from the coding sequence ATGGTTACGCGCGGCACGGCTGTGGTGGTTGACGGCGACGGTCGTAACAGGGGAGCTCTGGAAGAGCTGCTCGTCCAGTCCGGATTCGGTGTTGTTGCAACGGCGTCCGGCACCGAGGGAGTGGCTGCCGTGCGGAAGCACGACCCCGTCCTGGTCACCGTGGAGGTAGGGCTTCCCGACTTTGACGGCATCGAGGCCTCCCGCCGTATCCGTACCTTCAGCCACGCCTACGTGATCATGGTCAGCGCACTGGCGAGCGAAGCGGACGCACTGCTGGGACTTGAGGCCGGTGCTGACGACTACCTGGCCAGGCCTTTCCGTCCGCGCGAGCTCCGGGCAAGGATCGCCGCCATGCTCCGCAGGCCCAGGCGCCACGCCATGGTGGAAGCGGCGCAGTGCGCCGCCGGCCACTTCGTCGCCAGACCCTACGGCGCGGAATCGCCAGCTTCAGCCGCTTTTCCAGCCCGTCAACCTGCCGTCGCAGCCGCAGCGTCCGAGGGTTCAGCCGGGGAAACCGGATGGGACTTTGAACACCGGGGCCTTGCCCTGATGGACAGCACCCGCGCGGTATCAGTGGACGGGAAAGCCGTTGACCTGACCCGGACCCAGTTCGAGCTGCTCCGTACACTGCTCCAAAACAAGGGTGCGGTCGTGACCCGCGCGGAACTGGCCCGCCAACTGCGCAATAACCCTGCTGTCCCGGACTCCGCCGTGGCAGCCCGGGACGAACGCGTGCTGGAGGTTCATATGGGCAACCTCCGCAAGCGCTTGGGCGACAGTTCCCGGTCCCCGCGGTGGGTTCAGACAGTCAGGGGAGTGGGCTACCGCCTGACCCCGCAGTAG
- a CDS encoding PhzF family phenazine biosynthesis protein codes for MPTVVNEYPFSQIDVFAPGPKAGNPVAVVHDADGLTTEQMQSFANWTNLSETTFLLKPSHPAADYRLRIFTPASELPFAGHPTLGSAHAWLEEGGQPFRDGELLQECEAGLVKIRRAGTDLAFAAPPLVRSGAVEPGVLEQAVASLGVDAGQVLGSNWVDNGPGWLGIRLESAEQVLELQPDFAVMDQLRVGVIGSYAEGGPAEFEVRAFVPGFGVPEDPVTGSLNAGLAQWLLSEGLVGGNYTVQQGTVLGRGGLVTVNVEDEDIWIGGTSRAVVSGRVSI; via the coding sequence ATGCCCACCGTTGTGAACGAATATCCCTTCTCCCAGATAGACGTCTTTGCGCCGGGCCCGAAAGCCGGGAACCCCGTCGCCGTCGTACATGACGCGGACGGACTGACCACAGAACAGATGCAAAGCTTCGCGAACTGGACCAACCTGTCCGAGACCACGTTCCTCCTGAAGCCCTCGCACCCGGCAGCGGACTACAGGCTGCGGATCTTTACGCCGGCGTCCGAACTGCCCTTCGCCGGGCATCCCACACTGGGCTCGGCCCACGCCTGGCTGGAAGAAGGCGGACAGCCGTTCCGTGACGGAGAGCTGCTGCAGGAGTGCGAGGCGGGGCTGGTGAAGATCCGCCGGGCCGGTACCGATCTGGCCTTCGCGGCACCCCCGCTGGTCCGCTCCGGCGCGGTTGAACCGGGAGTGCTGGAGCAGGCCGTCGCCAGCTTGGGCGTCGACGCCGGACAGGTCCTGGGCAGCAACTGGGTGGACAACGGCCCGGGCTGGCTGGGCATCCGGCTGGAATCGGCGGAGCAGGTCCTGGAACTCCAGCCGGACTTTGCCGTCATGGACCAGCTCCGAGTGGGCGTTATCGGGAGTTACGCGGAGGGAGGACCGGCGGAGTTCGAGGTCCGGGCGTTCGTTCCCGGGTTCGGCGTTCCCGAAGACCCAGTAACAGGGAGCCTCAACGCCGGCCTGGCGCAATGGCTCCTCAGCGAAGGCTTGGTGGGCGGCAACTACACCGTCCAGCAAGGCACCGTCCTGGGACGCGGCGGGCTGGTGACAGTCAACGTCGAGGATGAGGACATCTGGATCGGCGGAACCAGCCGGGCCGTAGTGAGCGGCCGCGTGTCGATTTAG